TTTTAAATTTAGGATGTCCTTCATTATATATACACTTACTTGATGATGAGGTATATTCTCTTGCAGAAGAGCCGACAAGAATAAGTGATTTTAATGAGGTTGAAAAATGAATACCATATATAACCCCAATCATTCCACCTGTTGAATGTCCAGCAAATGTCCAAGACGATAAACCATTCACTTTTCGTATCTCTTCAAGGTCAAGCACAGCGTCAACCATGCTTAATTCATGTGCATTACTTCCTTTATCAGAATTTCCAGCACCCTTTAAGTTAACTAAAAAAACTCTGTTATTGTCAGTAAATGTGTCAGCAAAGTAATCCCCGGTCTCATTAAATTCGGAGTAATGATGAGTTATACAAATAGGTTCGCCTTTTCCTTTTACAAAAACCTCAAAGTTTCCACGGGAAGTTTCAATCATTTCTCTTGTCCATTTAGACATAACCGCTTCCTCCATTGTAGATAGTTATTTAGTCCTTGTCTCACTGACCTGTCCATTAGTAAAAAAACGTCTCCACTTATTGTAGAAACGCTCCCGTTGAATAAGAAAAAGACCCCAAAAAGGGGCAGCTGGATCTTTAACTCTTGTACCCTTTAGCTCAGCAATATCTTATAAAAACTTTTCTGGGTTTCTTACTTTTAAACTTAATAAAAGACCGCAATCGATACAGAAACAAGCATCCACTTCGGAGCATTTAATCATTGCTTTTTTCTTGAATAATGCTCCATAACCTTTGAACTCGCCAGTTCTAGTCTCTTTTGAACCGCATTCGGAACAAACTTTACCTCTATTCAATGAACCTCCCTCCATTATTTAAATGTAATTGATATGCTTTATATGAAAGAAATATAGATAAAAGTAATGTACATAAAAGGATTGAGAAGAAGCCGATAAGGATCAAATTTTCTGGGAGAAACACACAAAGTAACATGACTAACCCGCCAATAAACAATGGTAAAGAAAATGGGCGTACTACTATGTTCCATACTTGATGAGTTGATTGTGTTAATTCTGAGGAAGTTTTATTTATTTCTAATTTAAATCTAGGAAGAGTGTTAGCTGTGGTGATAAGCACGATACCTACGCTTAAAGGGATTAACAGGACCAGGTTACCATCTGAACCTGTTACGATCAGGACTAAGCTGGAATGAAGCATAAAAAGGATAACTGAAATGGACAAAAATATGCTCTCTATACCTTTTTTATAGCGAGAAAAAGAGCCTTGAAATTTAACGAGTCTGGGAAGATATAATAGACTACTGTTTACTAAACACAATGTAAACGGAATACTAAATAATAGTACTTCCGTATTGCCATATCTCGTTTCTTCGAACACCATAGTCGTATTATATATATAAATACTGACACCAAAAGATAAGATAATTAATAAACCTATACAAACTTTTTTCATCATAAATCCTCCCCCTTTGTGGTTGAATTAAACTGAATAATCCACTTCAAAACATCCTGAAAAACGGTTGAATTTAAAGAATAATAAACATACTGCCCCTTTTTAATGGCATATACTAATTCAGCATTTTTTAAAATAGACAAGTGCTGAGATACTCCTGGTTTACTCATTTCAAAATGTTTAGCAATATCTCCTGCAGTCATATCGCCATTTTGTAAAAGGTCTAAAATTTTTCTTCTATTTTCATCGGATAAAGCTTTAAATGTTTCATTGATGGACAACCATGGTTACCTCCTTTTTCAATATTTAAGTAATTACTTAATTACTTAAATTATAACCAATTGGATTATAATGTCAATAAATAATTTATTTTCTTATTGAACTGCCCGTAAAAAAACAGATCGCCACAGCGATCCATCTTGAGCTTAAGCGCCCGTTTGTTTAATAAAAAGGCTGACTAAATTATTCGTAATAGAATTGAATATCCCTTATTGAGTATTAACGAGATCTGTTTTACAGCACATTGTAGGTAAGTTAAAATACACTCCAAATGATTAGTGAATAGCAATATTACATATTGAAATTATATTTATTTTTTCTTTCCCCCATGAAAATCTTTTGGATGAAGTTAGGATGTTTTATACGGCAATTATGGAAAGCAGAAAATCTCCATTCACCGCTCTTCCTAACAGGGTTATCGACGGAAACACCAATACATCGCCACCGTATGGTCATTTGATTATATATCAATAAGCTACAAAAAAAGCCCACTTCAAAGGTGGGACTAACTGTTTTTACCAATTACATTACTAATAAATGTAATATTGAGTTTTATGTTAATAAATTTGGGGTTCCACGTTCGCTATCGGACTGGTGCCTGCAACGGCACAGCAAATTCCGGGGTTTCAACATGATAATGATGAACTAGAAGGGGTAGATGATGATGATGATGATGGTAGTGAGGATGGTAGTGATAGTACAATGGGTATCCGTGTCCCATATGAGTTCCGTAAAAAGGATATGGCATATATCCTGTTCCATAATGATGATACATATGTTTTCACCTGCTTTTTGAAGTAGATTGTCTAACCACTATCATGATATGAACTGTATCTAGGAAAGAGCTTATCTTTTTTCAAATTAGGTGATTACCTACTGATCCAATAGCTATCGTTCTAATTCCTGAGAAAAGAGAGTATGTTCATTTGAAAAAATGCTACACAAAAAAGCACCATCCTTTCCATCTATTACAGAATGAATAGCGTTTTTTTATTTTTTGGGGACTTTTATTCTTAGTTTGATGGGCATGGGGTACCGCCAACAATGTGAAATAAAACCCACACAAACATTTTTAGAAACAGAAGCTGTTTTTTTCTACGCTAAGCTAGTATCAATATAAAAAAGTCGATTCATCTTCGCACAAAATTACTTGTTCAACTACCGCACCTGTTTAAGTACAATTTTTCACATCCTTTACTTAAATAAAAAAAGGCGATTACCCTTTGTTCAGTAATCGCTCCCCGCTTTTCTATTCAATAAAGTTTATGTTATTTTCCTGACACCATTTAATCGCAATTTGTTTAAAATGCTCGTCTCGGTATAAATACCATTGATTTTCTATTTCTAAATCAATTATTTTGTCCTTAAATCTTCGAAAGGCCCCCTTTCCCCTAATTGCCCTTAATAAGGAATCCTGCTTGCGTTGATCACTTACTTTTTGACAAAAGTTTTCCATTATTTCATATTCATTTACTTCATATTTAGTTGGTAACTCAATGTAATTTTCAAAGTTTTCAACCACATCATTTGCGATTATTCTATTTTCTTGTTCCCATTCAGATAAATGATCAAATGGTTTTTCGTCTTCTGCTGCTCTCAAGTCCTCCGATGTTACTAGCACTATTTCCCCTGTTTTAATATTTAATAATGAACGTGACTCTTCAAACTGTATTTCCATTTCCTCAATTATATCTTTTAGTTTAACCTGTATATTCATTATTTGATCACCTTTAGATATTTTTACTAATGCACCCGATAGTTTATCAAGAGTTTATTAACAAATCTTGCGTAACACTTTTATTTTTCTAGTACATTGAATATAATTAACTACCTTTGATATTTTTATTGCACTCTAATTGTTTTTGAATTCCTGACCTATCAATTTGAATCCAATACTCTGAAATTTTTTCATCTTCTATTCTATACACCGCACTTGCCATTTGAATTACTGGGAGTCCTGTAGGTTGGTATCCATCGATTTCTCCTACGTGTGTACCTACTTGTTTCCAACGTACATATACTTTATTTCCTTGTACTAATAATTCTTGAATTTCTAAAGAAAAATTACCATAGGCTTCATTCATTTCTCTTACGTGTTCAGCATAATCTTTCGGTGTCCTTAACACTGTTTGTTCTTCTTCAGATACAATTTGATGTGCCAATACTTGTTCTGCCATTAATTGATTTGAGTAGTCAGGATTATTACCTGAACGGACTTCTTCAAAAAATTCTCTAACAATTTGTTCTGGTGTCATTTAAAAGCCCCCTTATTAATAAGTCCAATTCTAATCATATCATAGGTGATTTCAATCAAATCAATGAACTAAACTCCCATTACTTGAATAAAAAAAGGCGACCATTCTTATAGAAGAATCGCACTCATTAGGTTAAAAAGAATCGTACTGTTACTTAGAAGGTCTTGCCCGTATTAAATAGATGATATCTGACCAATAACGTTCGATATGATCGACCTGAAGAGTAGATTTTTCAATTATCTTATCGATATTTCTGTTACAATGACACCCAGATATTTTAGCATAAAGCGGGTCAATCATTTTTTGAGTAAAGGATAGTAATGGATTAGAGCTCAGACCATGTTCCATTAACAGTATGATCCCATCCTTACGGCACCAACTATTAAATTTACTTAATGTTACAATTGGGTCAGGATAACTGCAAAGTGAAAGGGTTGATACGATGCAATCAAAAGAGTTGTGTTCTAATATCAACTCATCAATATCTTCCTGTATAAATTCTGCTTTCACTTGAAAAATTGATGCTGCTCTTTTGGCACTCTTAATCATCTCTGAGCTAAAATCAACTCCTGTTACCTCAACATTATTACTATCATAGTAAGGAAAGTTCGCTCCAGCTCCAACTCCGACCTCTAAGACTTTTCCGTATGCGTTTTTTATTATTTTATTTCTTAATCCAGCAAACTTTTGATTAGGACGATTATTTTCATACATCTTTACCTGTTTATCATATTTTTTAATTAGCTTTTCTTTTTTCATTTGCTCACTTCCTGAAAGATTGATTAGACTTGAAATGAGTATTTTCTTCATTTTGGGCTTTACCATGGAAATTAGATAATTTCATTATTATTCATAAGGTAATGGAATTGTTATTCAGCCAAACCTGCTTCTTTTATTAATAAAAAAAGGATCGTAGCAGCAATCCCTGTTCCAAACTCTAGCACCTGTTAATAAGAATTATTGAAAGAATAACTTTTAAGTTGTGCCAAGTTGATTTCCAATTCTTTTTTGTTATGCGGTCTTCGTAAATTTCTATTCGTTCTTTAGTCTCTGTAAAAAAAGGAGTGGGCTTCACCACTAGATTGACAACATCACTAATTCCACAAGGGGCTGTTAATATCACATTGTCGTTTTCATCCAATTTCACCCCTAAAGCTGTCGCTGTTTCAGGAAACTTTGAAATAGCATCAACGGAAGAAGAATAAGGAGGCATATTGCTTTTAATGTGCATTCTTGCTTCATTCTTTACAGACCAAGGAATGTTAGGCATTAGGGTTTTTAGGATTTCCTCAAGTTTCTTTTCCTCTAATTCATCAATATTTTTAGGGTCAAAATAAATTACATCAATATCTGGGATTAGGGTTCTTTCATTGAAATTATGTAATGTATCCCATATTTTTGAACGAACAAATCCAGCACATATCCACCAATCTGGCAAATTCAATAATTTTGCTGATTTTAATATGTCCATCATCCATTTATCTTCTCTAATAAGCCAAATAATTTTCTCCTCATTAAAAATCATAGTAAATATTACTCCTTAAAAGATGTATTACATTATTATTCTTTACCTTAAATACTTATCCATCTTCAAGTAACCAGTTCCGTTAGCCTTCCATGGAGGAGTATAGCTTCACCACAGTAAATGCAAAAAAAATTACGTTCTTACATGGTAGGCAAACATACCTAGTTACTGCACCAGCAAATGAAGGATAATTTAATTTTCAGGATAGTTGAAAGAACTATCCAATACTTTTTCTTACAACATATGTTATAGCATTGGTTTTTAATAATACAGGTTTTTCACTTCGAGTAATGTTGTATTCTAATGGGTTTACAACTGTTTTTAATACTTCCCATCCTGTATATATACTACTTAACTTATTCATCATCACTTCTATCGAAAGATTTAATTCCATTAGTACATCTAGCTTTTCATTTGTTTCTAAATCTATTTCTTGAACTTCAGAATTTATTATGAGGCAATTTACTCCGTTGTTTTTAGTACCTTCAGGCATTTGTCGAACTACTTCTTCAAAAACTTCTTCTGACTTAACGTGTTCTAAAGCGGATACTGCAATAATAAAATCAAACTCATTTGGCTTTATTTTATAGTTACCTATATCTGCTTTTTCCGTTCGAATTACTTTCTCAACTTTATATTGTTTACTATATTCTTTTAATTTGTTTAATGCCGAATCCAGTAAATCTACACAAACAACTTTGCCATTCTTATTTTTTATTGCTTCGGCTATCGGAATACTATTTCTACCAACCCCACAACCTAAATCAATGACATTTAAGCTTTCATTATTATCAAATAAAGGTAATAAATCCATTACAGTTTTAACTGGTTTATACAACCAAGAACCTTCTTCAAATAATTTATAGTTCTCATAGCAAAAATCGTGATACTTCTTCTCTTCATTTCGAATAAATTCTATGTTATTCAATGTGTTTCCCCCATAAAATTGATTTTCTCCCTTTTCATTACTATATTTGAAGACGTTATTCCTTCTTTAATTGATCCGCCTGTGTGTTCAATAAATAGGTTCGCTTGTTATAAAAAATTGAACCAAGAATTAAACTATCCATCTTACTTCATCCCTAAAATCCACTTGTGATAAAAAAATTCTAGTAGTTTCTCCATAATCAAACGTTTGATTAAATCCACTATAAACTCTATTATATTAAGCTTTAGTCTCTCAAGTGCGAGAAGAAATTTGTTGAAAGTTGTATAGAAAATGGGACTTTTCCATAACAAACGAGCTCTTCCCACAGAAAATACAAATATCAACTATTCTCTACATGTACTAACCTAACTAATCGTTTGCTTAAAAACTTAGTAAACACTGCTACCAAGGGATTCTATCAATCTGACAGAAAAATATTTTGTCGCTATACAAGTAAAACTTCGCCAGAAAATAAAACAATATTCCCCAGAAAATGATTTCATTCGTTTGGACCTACATGTTTCTACTCATTTCCCTTTTTTTCAGCACTACTCAAACATTTGATTAAAGTTGCCTTAAGCCTGCTTCCATAAACACTTTTTACACCTAAACGCTAAAAAAGAATGTCGATAGATGCCAAATTATTTAAAAAAGGAACTTTTAGTAGAGACTGAACGAGATTGATCCTGTTACAGAAACTAGTACTTTATTACTGGATTTTCTACAGAAGGTAATAGATTGCAGCTAATTATGAAAATGGTAGTATGTCCAACATCATCTATTTTCTACTAATTATGACAAAAATGGGACAGAAAATGACACAGAGCGTCGAATATTAATAGAGGGAGAGTTAATTGTGATAGCTGGCATTTAGTAACAAATAAAGATTTTATTATCAACCATGAACATATGCCTGTAATACTACAGAAGGAATACATATCATAATTATGCCAGTCAATTTTTCATTGTCTTATCCCGCATTAATGGGCAGTAAGACGCCACTTCAAGACTTTCAGAAAAACAAATAAGGATAAGTGAGGGAAGGAACACCCTAACTTATGGAAGTTTTACTTTATCTGGAACGGCAGCAATTGAATATTGATGCAAACGTTTACTATTAACTATGGAGAGGGTTAAATGGTTACTTTGACTGAAGAACTAGTTGTAAATGGTGAATTAATACTAAGCAGGAAAGAAACTTATGGAAAAAAGAAGCAAGTAAAAAGTGTACCCGTTTTTACTTCAAGGATGGAAAGACGCGAATATTATCAAAGCCTACAGTTTGATATTCGAAATGTTTTAGATATCAAAGGATTCTTAAAAGATATTCGTGAAAATTGGAATACATATGTTTCACAGGTTAGCCAATGGATTCAAAATTCTGTAGTAAAAAAACTTGTAGTGACTGGCATTTTTACAGTTGTTCTTGGCTTATATACAATCACTGCGAATGCAGGATTTATTCAAGAATACACGTATCAGGTAAAAAGCGGTGAAAATATTGAAACAATCGCTGCAAAACATGGTGTCACAGCGCAGGAAATTTTAGATGCCAATGGGCTGTCTTCCATTGACGGTAAAAAAATTCTATTACCAAAAGTAGAAGACAGAACTGTTACCGCCACATCACTAAATGTTCGCTCGCAGCCAAACACTATAAGTAGTATTATTGGAACATATAAAAAAGGTGATGTTGTGAAGGTTGCATACGTAGAAAACGGATGGGCTGCCATTTTGATTAAAGGACGCGTTTGTTTTGTGAGTGCTGCCTACCTTACACAAACACCGGCAGGTTCATCAACAGTCGAATCTCAAGCAAAAACAATGTATGTAACTGCATCGTCGTTGAAAGTTAGAGATGCTGCTTCTACGAACAGTGCTGTACTGGGTTCGTTAAAATTAAATGATCGTGTGTCTGTTACATCAATCTCTAATGGTTGGGCTCAGATTAAATTCAACGGCAAAACAGCGTTTGTTAGTGCAACATATTTAACGAATAACGCGCCAACAAATACACCAAATGAGTCCGATAAAAACAACAGCACAACAAATGAGTCCGATAAAAATAACAGCACAACAATAAGTTCATCTGAATATGTGATTAAGAGCGGTGATACTTTTACAAAAATAAGTAAAGCTTTAGGGGTCTCTGTCTCATCCATTCAAGCACTAAATCCAACAGTAAACCCATCAAAGTTGAAAATTGGACAAACAATTAAAGTCCCTGTCAAAAATACAACAAATGAGTCCGATAAAAACAACAATACAACAAATGAGTCTGATAAAAATAACAGCTCAACAATAAGTTCATCTGAATATGTAATTAAGAGCGGTGATACTTTTACAAAAATAAGTAAAGCATTAGGGGTCTCTGTCTCATCCATTCAAGCACTAAATCCAACAGTAAACCCATCAAAGTTGAAAATTGGACAAACAATCAAAGTCCCTGTCACAACTACCTCTACTACTACTCAAATAAGAGTAACAGCTAAAATAGGAGGAGTAGACGCTGATGGAACTTTCCGTTTTATCACGTCTGATGGCAACACTTATTGTGCAAAAGCAAAAGGCAACCTGAAAAATGAATTATTTAACTACCAAGGGAAAATAGTAACCCTAACACTTGAAGGAAAAAGAGGTCAACAAATGACTTTAATTTCTCTTCAATAAATCGTACAGGTGAAATTAAAAGCCTCGATGTAGGCTTTTTTTATTCTGTGCAAGTTGGTAGAGAGGAATGTTTTTAAAGCCTCTAATATTTATATCGGTATAAGAATGAGTTTGTTTAGGACTTAAAAGAAGAAAGTGAATTCTTTTATCAGGAAAAGGCCACTTAAGATTTGTGACAGCATAAGGGGCCAAAGTAATCTAATTCAATAACAGACAAACCTTTTAATAATAAAAAGAGGTCGGATTCCATTGAACCGACCTCTTTTTGCATCTGACAACTCACTTCATCTAATTAAATTCTAAATGGGGCTCAAGCTCGGCTTCGAAGATTCTCGGCCAAGGTAACTTAACATGGACGCTTTCTAATGAAGAGATAGTTTTATAGAAATCCTTAGTACCTCTTGAGCCAATGTACACTTTTTTACCATCAAAGTATTGATACCAGTACTCTGTCTCTTTTGTGAGTTTTTCTTTTACAAAATTATTTACTATGTCATACTTATCTCCGAGGGACCATTCACTTGCTCCAATTTGTTGTATATAGGTTCTTGCTGCTGGATGGACAACATTTTTGTATCCTTGATCTTTAGCAAAGCGATGGAGTAAGAATTCGAAATGGGCCTTTGCTGTTTGCTCATACAACGGGACTCCAAATCCAGAGGTTTGATTTAAAAAGGCAAATCGTGCAGCTGCATGGCCGACAGTAATCCCCATAGCATTACCAGCAGTATTCCAGCCGCTATAGGAAAGAATTTTTGTAAGATCGACTGATTCAGCAAGCTTCATGACAAATGGTTCATCTGCTTTATTTACCACTAGAACATCGCCAATCGCCACCTGTTTACCCTTTGCCATTAATTCTTTTGTTCGATTAACCAGCCATTCTATATCCTTTGATCTTGTCGAACTACTAGAAGAAGGTGTATTTAGCAGGAGATGAATATCAGCTTGATCTTCGTTATCTACAATTGTACCGCCTGCTGAAGCGATATGTTTTTGCACATTGTAGTCAAATGTCGTATCTTCAAAAGGCGCAATCCAGTCTTCTCCGTGAATTCCTCCATATTCAATGAAGAACTTTGGCGAAGTATGAAAGTAATGGTTCACGAAACGAGATACATACACGACACCTACTTCATCTGCACCTGGGAAAACAGAAACTTGATCCTGAACATGAAGTTCATTGACTTTTGCTAATAACTGCTCTCTCTCTGCACGGTGTAATCCATATGGAGCAGCATCATCCTGAGCTAAAATTAAATTGTCAATATAACCTTGATGAACCCAATCAATCATAATTTTGTTAACGGTGTGATTTCTTGCTCGCGCTTTCTTGTAATCTTCTAACACAGATGCAGGAATTAACGACTCCAGCTCATCTAATCTTTCTTTACCAGCCATTCCTAAATTAACGACCTTATCGTACAAAATAGCCCATTCACTAATA
The DNA window shown above is from Neobacillus sp. WH10 and carries:
- a CDS encoding alpha/beta hydrolase; this encodes MSKWTREMIETSRGNFEVFVKGKGEPICITHHYSEFNETGDYFADTFTDNNRVFLVNLKGAGNSDKGSNAHELSMVDAVLDLEEIRKVNGLSSWTFAGHSTGGMIGVIYGIHFSTSLKSLILVGSSAREYTSSSSKCIYNEGHPKFKRMQELIELLKLPNLSEDERKRLSKERTQLSLFKPENYERYFSKNIVKKMSANRMNFFIREQLIFDVTRQLSAVKTKTVILCGRHDVQCPVDFSIEMSELIPDASLHIFEQSNHYPFLEEELEYKRIINSIVS
- a CDS encoding autorepressor SdpR family transcription factor, translating into MSINETFKALSDENRRKILDLLQNGDMTAGDIAKHFEMSKPGVSQHLSILKNAELVYAIKKGQYVYYSLNSTVFQDVLKWIIQFNSTTKGEDL
- a CDS encoding UPF0158 family protein; translation: MNIQVKLKDIIEEMEIQFEESRSLLNIKTGEIVLVTSEDLRAAEDEKPFDHLSEWEQENRIIANDVVENFENYIELPTKYEVNEYEIMENFCQKVSDQRKQDSLLRAIRGKGAFRRFKDKIIDLEIENQWYLYRDEHFKQIAIKWCQENNINFIE
- a CDS encoding ester cyclase codes for the protein MTPEQIVREFFEEVRSGNNPDYSNQLMAEQVLAHQIVSEEEQTVLRTPKDYAEHVREMNEAYGNFSLEIQELLVQGNKVYVRWKQVGTHVGEIDGYQPTGLPVIQMASAVYRIEDEKISEYWIQIDRSGIQKQLECNKNIKGS
- a CDS encoding class I SAM-dependent methyltransferase; this encodes MKKILISSLINLSGSEQMKKEKLIKKYDKQVKMYENNRPNQKFAGLRNKIIKNAYGKVLEVGVGAGANFPYYDSNNVEVTGVDFSSEMIKSAKRAASIFQVKAEFIQEDIDELILEHNSFDCIVSTLSLCSYPDPIVTLSKFNSWCRKDGIILLMEHGLSSNPLLSFTQKMIDPLYAKISGCHCNRNIDKIIEKSTLQVDHIERYWSDIIYLIRARPSK
- a CDS encoding nucleotidyltransferase family protein → MIFNEEKIIWLIREDKWMMDILKSAKLLNLPDWWICAGFVRSKIWDTLHNFNERTLIPDIDVIYFDPKNIDELEEKKLEEILKTLMPNIPWSVKNEARMHIKSNMPPYSSSVDAISKFPETATALGVKLDENDNVILTAPCGISDVVNLVVKPTPFFTETKERIEIYEDRITKKNWKSTWHNLKVILSIILINRC
- a CDS encoding class I SAM-dependent methyltransferase, with protein sequence MNNIEFIRNEEKKYHDFCYENYKLFEEGSWLYKPVKTVMDLLPLFDNNESLNVIDLGCGVGRNSIPIAEAIKNKNGKVVCVDLLDSALNKLKEYSKQYKVEKVIRTEKADIGNYKIKPNEFDFIIAVSALEHVKSEEVFEEVVRQMPEGTKNNGVNCLIINSEVQEIDLETNEKLDVLMELNLSIEVMMNKLSSIYTGWEVLKTVVNPLEYNITRSEKPVLLKTNAITYVVRKSIG
- a CDS encoding LysM peptidoglycan-binding domain-containing protein, coding for MVTLTEELVVNGELILSRKETYGKKKQVKSVPVFTSRMERREYYQSLQFDIRNVLDIKGFLKDIRENWNTYVSQVSQWIQNSVVKKLVVTGIFTVVLGLYTITANAGFIQEYTYQVKSGENIETIAAKHGVTAQEILDANGLSSIDGKKILLPKVEDRTVTATSLNVRSQPNTISSIIGTYKKGDVVKVAYVENGWAAILIKGRVCFVSAAYLTQTPAGSSTVESQAKTMYVTASSLKVRDAASTNSAVLGSLKLNDRVSVTSISNGWAQIKFNGKTAFVSATYLTNNAPTNTPNESDKNNSTTNESDKNNSTTISSSEYVIKSGDTFTKISKALGVSVSSIQALNPTVNPSKLKIGQTIKVPVKNTTNESDKNNNTTNESDKNNSSTISSSEYVIKSGDTFTKISKALGVSVSSIQALNPTVNPSKLKIGQTIKVPVTTTSTTTQIRVTAKIGGVDADGTFRFITSDGNTYCAKAKGNLKNELFNYQGKIVTLTLEGKRGQQMTLISLQ
- a CDS encoding DUF4127 family protein, yielding MKSLRTFVSLILAVFLLFSSVGMIEAKEKKNELATVLLVPLDDRPANIYFPQQVGHSAGVNVIVPPKEMIGYFTEPGNGEEISKWVLENADKADGFVISTSMLAYGGLVASRTGVKSLEDSLKDIQVIKKLKELYPEKPVYVYDTIQRLAVTAISDEYAKYYSLISEWAILYDKVVNLGMAGKERLDELESLIPASVLEDYKKARARNHTVNKIMIDWVHQGYIDNLILAQDDAAPYGLHRAEREQLLAKVNELHVQDQVSVFPGADEVGVVYVSRFVNHYFHTSPKFFIEYGGIHGEDWIAPFEDTTFDYNVQKHIASAGGTIVDNEDQADIHLLLNTPSSSSSTRSKDIEWLVNRTKELMAKGKQVAIGDVLVVNKADEPFVMKLAESVDLTKILSYSGWNTAGNAMGITVGHAAARFAFLNQTSGFGVPLYEQTAKAHFEFLLHRFAKDQGYKNVVHPAARTYIQQIGASEWSLGDKYDIVNNFVKEKLTKETEYWYQYFDGKKVYIGSRGTKDFYKTISSLESVHVKLPWPRIFEAELEPHLEFN